From a single Nicotiana tomentosiformis chromosome 2, ASM39032v3, whole genome shotgun sequence genomic region:
- the LOC104096979 gene encoding MLO-like protein 8, producing MAGGGGETSRQLDQTPTWAVAGVCAVIILISIALEKIIHKLGTWLTDRHKKALYEALEKVKAELMILGFISLTLVFSQYYIAGICIPPNVANTMLPCPAVHKDVEKEEEHRRRLLWYERRILAGAEPTCKEGRVALISVDALHQIHILIFFLAVLHVLYSAITMWLGRLKIRGWKQWEQETSTHNYEFSNDPSRFRLTHETSFVRAHTSFWTRLPIFFYIGCFLRQFFRSVSKSDYLTLRNGFISVHLAPGSKFDFQKYIKRSLEDDFKVVVGVSPVLWASFVLFLLLNVSGWQALFWASLIPLIIILAVGTKLQAVVTRMAIDITERHAVVQGIPLVQGSDKYFWFGRPQLVLHLIHFALFQNAFQLTYFLWIWYEYGLKSCFHDAFELVIAKIVVGVGVLFLCSYITLPLYALITQMGSNMKKSIFDEQTSKALKKWHMAVKKRKGARGSRSPTRTLGSASPRSTMSSPVHPAGPALHRFKTTGHSSRFQGYNSDQEASDLENDPTTPMNRAEIATTQIYHDDTEIHVHVPPNGESTRNEDDFSFVKPAPQR from the exons ATGGCAGGTGGGGGTGGAGAAACATCAAGGCAACTTGATCAGACACCAACTTGGGCTGTGGCTGGTGTTTGTGCAGTTATTATCCTAATTTCTATTGCTTTGGAGAAGATTATCCACAAACTTGGAACG TGGTTGACTGACAGGCATAAAAAAGCTCTATATGaggctttggagaaggttaaggccG AGTTGATGATTCTCGGTTTTATCTCATTAACCCTTGTATTTAGTCAATATTACATTGCTGGCATTTGTATCCCTCCAAATGTTGCTAACACAATGCTGCCGTGCCCTGCGGTGCACAAAGATGTTGAAAAGGAGGAGGAACACCGCCGGAGGCTTTTATGGTATGAGCGTAGAATTTTGGCTGGTGCGGAGCCTACATGCAAAGAG GGACGTGTTGCTCTCATTTCTGTTGATGCACTGCATCAAATACACATCCTTATTTTCTTTTTGGCAGTCCTTCATGTGTTATACAGTGCTATTACCATGTGGTTGGGAAGACTTAag ATTCGTGGCTGGAAACAATGGGAGCAAGAGACTTCAACCCATAATTACGAGTTTTCAAATG ATCCTTCAAGATTCAGACTTACTCATGAGACATCTTTTGTCAGAGCACATACTAGTTTCTGGACAAGGCTCCCGATCTTCTTTTACATT GGATGCTTCTTAAGACAATTTTTCAGGTCTGTCAGTAAGTCTGACTACTTGACCCTGCGCAATGGTTTTATCAGT GTTCATCTAGCTCCTGGAAGTAAATTTGACTTCCAAAAGTATATCAAGAGGTCATTAGAGGATGACTTCAAGGTAGTTGTCGGCGTCAG TCCAGTTTTATGGGCATCATTTGTGCTTTTCTTGCTTCTAAATGTTAGCG GGTGGCAAGCATTGTTTTGGGCATCCTTAATTCCTCTGATT ATCATTTTAGCTGTTGGAACAAAGCTTCAGGCTGTTGTGACTAGGATGGCCATTGACATCACAGAGAGACATGCAGTAGTTCAAGGAATCCCTCTTGTACAAGGCTCAGACAAATACTTTTGGTTTGGTCGACCACAACTGGTTCTTCACCTCATCCATTTTGCCTTATTTCAG AATGCATTCCAGCTAACATATTTTCTGTGGATATGG TATGAGTACGGGCTAAAGTCTTGCTTCCACGACGCGTTTGAGCTGGTCATTGCAAAAATTGTTGTAGG GGTGGGAGTCTTATTCTTATGCAGTTATATCACTCTTCCGCTTTATGCCCTCATAACTCAG ATGGGATCCAATATGAAAAAATCAATATTTGATGAGCAAACATCCAAGGCTCTGAAGAAGTGGCATATGGCTGTGAAGAAGAGGAAGGGAGCAAGGGGAAGCAGGTCTCCTACGCGAACGCTGGGTAGTGCAAGTCCAAGGTCCACAATGAGCTCACCTGTACACCCAGCAGGCCCTGCTCTTCATCGGTTCAAAACTACCGGTCACTCCTCACGTTTCCAGGGCTACAACAGCGATCAAGAAGCATCCGACCTTGAAAATGATCCAACAACACCGATGAATCGTGCAGAGATTGCAACTACGCAGATTTATCATGATGACACAGAAATTCATGTGCATGTTCCTCCAAATGGAGAATCTACTAGGAATGAAGATGACTTCTCATTTGTAAAGCCTGCTCCCCAAAGGTGA
- the LOC138904797 gene encoding uncharacterized protein, producing MSNSQAVSTHIDNGLGFHGKNDNVAAPENEVLPVDLEGVPVVDPINVSSHVALNTNLGVDPENSIRKDVRSAGQNAQSGEEGGINLRIIFEMLQAQQVAITQLQNQNHALSRVEPEPSQKVVHKAEPVPGRSNMNKLGTDPAILKMLEELTKQIESREKKIEGNDKKVETYNSRVDQILGAPPILKGLDSKKFVRKPSPPSVAPKPIPKKFRMPKIPKYNRTSDPNEYATSYTCAIKGNDLEDDEIESALLKKFGETLSKGAMILYHNFPPNSIDSFAMLDDSFVKEHAGAIKVETRKSDLFKVKQKDNEMLREFVSRYQMERMDLPPVADYWAVQAFTQGLNIRSSVSSQQ from the coding sequence atgtcgaactctcaagCAGTATCCACACACATCGACAATGGTCTTGGTTTTCATGGCAAAAACGACAACGTAGCCGCCCCAGAAAACGAAGTGCTTCCAGTTGATCTCGAGGGAGTACCAGTTGTAGACCCCATCAACGTCagttcccatgttgccctgaatACAAATCTGGGcgtcgaccccgaaaatagcatccgCAAAGACGTTCGATCAGCCGGTCAGAACGCACAGAGCGGCGAAGAAGGAGGAATCAACCTTCGAATAATATTcgaaatgctgcaggctcaacaagTTGCAATAACACAACTTCAAAATCAGAACCACGCACTAAGTAGGGTCGAACCCGAGCCATCACAGAAAGTTGTTCACAAGGCCGAACCAGTCCCGGGGAGGTCAAATATGAATAAGTTAGGGACCGACCCCGCTATcttgaaaatgctcgaggagctgacaaagcaaATTGAATCGagggagaagaagattgaagggaatgacaaaaaagtggaaacatataactcccgagttgatcaaattctgggggcaccaccgattttgaagggtttggattcaaagaagttcgtacGAAAGCCCTCCCCCCCGAGCGTGGCTCCTAAGCCCATTCCAAAGAAGTTCCGTATGCCAAAAATTCCCAAGTATAATAGAACTAGTGACCCCAACGAGTATGCcacttcttacacatgcgcaataaaggggaacgatctagaggacgatgagattgagtccgcactgctgaagaaatttggagaaactttatcaaaggggGCGATGATATTGTACCATAATTTTCcacctaactccattgattcttttgccatgctcgaTGATTCCTTCGTCAAAGAACACGccggagcgataaaggtcgagactagaaaatcagacctcttcaaagtaaaacagaaagacaacgagatgcttagagagttcgtatctcggtaCCAAATGGAGCGCATGGATCTTCCCCCAGTCGCCGActattgggccgttcaggctttcactcaaggcctaaaCATACGAAGTTCGGTATCCTCACAACAGTAG